The Apium graveolens cultivar Ventura chromosome 11, ASM990537v1, whole genome shotgun sequence genome has a window encoding:
- the LOC141696122 gene encoding uncharacterized protein LOC141696122 — MLKLHNWRARFGISDNAFTDLLSSVGSLLPQDHVFPVNAYKAKKTLCNLGLEYVKFYACPNECVLYRGVTENASECPKCRLSRWKLGKDGKARVNIPAKVMWYFPIIPRFNRMFKSTSTAKLLTWHSDKRIQDGQMRHPADSPSWQNADYRWPTFGNDPRNHRLALAADGINPHNNVLVSGPHEPGNNIDVFLQPLIDDLKKLWEEGELNVYDAGTKSFFTLRAMLLWTINDFPAYGNLSGCVNQGYMSCFICGDDTVAKYLSYSRKMCYQGHRRYLPRHHPYRRKKAAFNGEQEFGQPRQPLSGEQVLEQQEKIKFTFGNEVKTAKKHKSKDSEASRNDMMEMGIRLDLALQVGVKRTYLPLSIFTLTKAEKRKVLKSLLSMKLPYGHASNIKNCVSMADAKLFGLKSHGCHILLQQLFPVAILSVLPKNVRVSIIRLCFFFNSLCNKVVDVSKLEKLQADVVLTLCELEKIFPPSFFNVMIHLTVHLVRELRLCGPVFYRWMFPFER; from the exons ATGTTAAAATTGCATAACTGGAGGGCGAGATTCGGTATTAGCGACAATGCATTTACTGACCTACTATCTTCTGTGGGTTCCTTACTTCCTCAAGATCATGTCTTTCCCGTTAATGCGTACAAAGCAAAGAAAACACTATGTAATTTAGGCCTTGAATATGTCAAATTCTACGCATGTCCGAACGAGTGTGTCCTGTACAGGGGTGTAACCGAGAATGCTTCTGAGTGTCCCAAGTGTCGTCTATCTCGTTGGAAGTTGGGGAAGGATGGGAAAGCTAGGGTTAATATTCCAGCGAAAGTAATGTGGTACTTTCCAATTATTCCCAGATTTAATCGGATGTTTAAATCTACTTCAACCGCTAAACTTTTGACTTGGCATTCTGATAAAAGAATTCAAGATGGACAAATGCGTCATCCAGCGGATTCACCGTCTTGGCAGAACGCTGATTATAGGTGGCCAACCTTTGGTAATGATCCTAGGAACCACCGCTTAGCTTTGGCAGCAGATGGTATCAACCCACATAATAACG TACTAGTCTCTGGTCCACATGAGCCTGGTAATAACATCGATGTATTTCTACAACCATTGATTGATGATTTGAAGAAGCTATGGGAAGAAGGTGAGCTGAATGTATACGACGCTGGTACAAAATCTTTTTTCACTTTAAGAGCAATGTTGTTATGGACGATAAATGACTTCCCGGCATACGGAAATTTATCAGGTTGCGTGAATCAGGGGTATATGTCTTGTTTTATATGCGGTGATGACACTGTTGCTAAATACTTATCCTATAGCAGGAAGATGTGTTATCAAGGTCATCGTCGCTATTTGCCTAGGCATCATCCTTATAGAAGGAAGAAAGCGGCTTTTAATGGCGAACAAGAGTTTGGACAACCACGTCAACCCCTTTCTGGAGAACAAGTTTTAGAGCAACAAGAGAAAATTAAATTTACTTTTGGAAATGAAGTAAAGACGGCAAAGAAG CACAAGTCTAAAGATAGTGAAGCTTCTCGTAATGACATGATGGAAATGGGGATTAGGCTTGATTTAGCTCTGCAAGTAGGTGTAAAGAGAACTTACCTGCCTCTTTCTATTTTTACTCTAACAAAGGCCGAAAAACGAAAAGTGTTAAAATCACTATTGTCAATGAAACTGCCGTATGGACACGCATCGAATATTAAAAACTGTGTATCAATGGCTGATGCGAAGTTGTTTGGGCTCAAGTCCCATGGCTGCCACATACTCCTTCAACAATTGTTTCCGGTCGCAATTCTGTCCGTACTCCCAAAAAATGTCCGGGTTAGCATAATCAGGTTGTGTTTCTTTTTCAACTCTTTGTGTAACAAGGTTGTAGATGTATCAAAACTGGAAAAATTACAAGCGGATGTGGTACTAACATTGTGTGAGCTAGAAAAGATTTTTCCTCCATCATTTTTTAATGTAATGATACATCTCACAGTTCATTTGGTCAGAGAATTGCGACTATGTGGGCCTGTTTTCTATCGATGGATGTTCCCTTTTGAACGGTGA